The following proteins are co-located in the Roseovarius arcticus genome:
- the lepA gene encoding translation elongation factor 4 yields the protein MTDLAHIRNFSIVAHIDHGKSTLADRLIQQTNTVAERDMKEQMLDSMDIERERGITIKAQTVRINYTAKNGEEYVLNLIDTPGHVDFAYEVSRSMRAVEGSLLVVDSTQGVEAQTLANVYHAIDAGHEIVPVLNKIDLPATDCDRVAEQIEDVIGIDASGAIRVSAKTGQGIIETLEAIITHLPAPKGDANAPLKAMLVDSWYDAYLGVIVLVRIMDGVMKKGDRVRMMQNGSVHQIERIGVFRPAMTVVDKLEPGEIGFITASIKQVRDTKVGDTITLDKAPCATALPGFKPSVPVVFCGLFPVDSSEFEDLRDAIEKLALNDASFTYEMETSAALGFGFRCGFLGLLHLEVIRDRIEREYNIELITTAPSVIYNVFMRDGSEIPLHNPADMPDMSTVDHIEEPRIKATILVPDEYLGDVLKLCQDRRGIQMDLTYAGSRALVVYDLPLNEVVFDFYDRLKSVTKGYASFDYQILGYRTDNLVKMSILVNDEPVDALSMMVHRDRADMRGRAMVEKLKDLIPRHMFKIPIQAAIGGKVIARETLSAMRKDVTAKCYGGDATRKKKLLEKQKAGKKKMRQFGKVDIPQEAFISALKMDN from the coding sequence ATGACAGACCTTGCACATATCCGGAATTTTTCGATCGTGGCGCATATCGACCACGGCAAATCCACGCTCGCGGATCGCCTGATTCAGCAGACGAACACGGTTGCCGAGCGCGATATGAAGGAGCAAATGCTGGACAGCATGGATATCGAGCGCGAGCGCGGTATCACAATCAAGGCGCAGACCGTCCGCATCAATTATACCGCCAAAAATGGTGAGGAATATGTTCTTAATTTGATCGACACGCCCGGCCACGTCGACTTTGCCTATGAGGTCAGCCGCTCCATGCGCGCGGTCGAGGGATCACTGTTGGTGGTGGACAGCACCCAAGGGGTCGAGGCGCAGACGCTGGCAAACGTCTATCACGCAATTGATGCGGGCCACGAGATTGTGCCGGTCCTGAACAAGATCGACCTGCCTGCAACCGATTGCGACCGCGTGGCCGAGCAGATCGAGGATGTGATCGGCATCGACGCGTCAGGCGCGATCCGCGTCAGCGCCAAGACCGGGCAGGGCATTATCGAGACGCTTGAGGCGATCATCACCCATCTGCCCGCGCCAAAGGGCGATGCCAATGCGCCGCTGAAGGCGATGCTGGTCGACAGCTGGTACGACGCCTATCTGGGCGTGATCGTTCTGGTGCGCATCATGGATGGCGTGATGAAAAAGGGCGACCGCGTGCGCATGATGCAGAACGGTTCCGTCCACCAGATCGAGCGGATCGGCGTATTCCGCCCCGCGATGACCGTGGTGGACAAGCTGGAGCCGGGCGAGATCGGATTTATCACCGCGTCGATCAAACAGGTCCGCGATACCAAAGTCGGCGACACGATTACGCTGGACAAGGCGCCTTGCGCAACCGCGCTGCCGGGCTTTAAGCCGTCGGTGCCAGTGGTGTTCTGTGGCCTCTTCCCAGTCGATTCGTCTGAATTCGAAGACCTGCGCGACGCTATTGAGAAACTGGCCCTGAACGATGCGTCGTTTACCTACGAGATGGAGACATCAGCGGCGCTGGGCTTTGGCTTTCGCTGCGGGTTCCTTGGGCTGCTCCACCTTGAGGTGATCCGCGACCGGATCGAGCGTGAGTATAACATCGAGCTGATCACGACTGCGCCTTCGGTCATCTACAACGTATTTATGCGGGATGGCTCAGAGATCCCGCTGCACAATCCGGCGGACATGCCGGATATGTCGACGGTCGATCATATCGAGGAGCCGCGCATCAAGGCGACGATTCTGGTGCCAGACGAGTATCTGGGCGACGTGCTAAAGCTGTGCCAAGACCGCCGCGGTATTCAGATGGATCTGACCTATGCGGGCTCACGGGCGCTGGTGGTCTATGACTTGCCGTTGAACGAAGTGGTGTTTGATTTCTATGATCGTCTGAAATCGGTGACCAAAGGATATGCCAGTTTTGACTATCAGATACTGGGATATCGCACTGATAATCTGGTCAAGATGTCGATTCTGGTGAACGATGAGCCAGTGGATGCGCTGTCGATGATGGTGCACCGCGACCGGGCCGACATGCGCGGCCGCGCGATGGTGGAAAAGCTAAAAGACCTGATCCCGCGCCACATGTTCAAAATCCCGATCCAAGCCGCCATCGGCGGCAAAGTGATCGCGCGAGAAACACTGTCTGCGATGCGCAAAGATGTGACGGCAAAGTGCTATGGCGGCGACGCCACGCGCAAGAAAAAGCTGCTGGAAAAGCAGAAAGCCGGTAAGAAGAAGATGCGCCAATTCGGCAAGGTAGATATTCCGCAGGAAGCGTTTATCTCCGCGCTTAAGATGGACAACTGA
- a CDS encoding REP-associated tyrosine transposase, whose translation MSRHQHISAPGGTYFFTVRLEDRGAKTLTNGIDMLRDAYASVLDNYPITCHAMVVLPDHIHAVWTVPYPDDEISLAWKGMEALFCSHLPAKPGRRDSKWRKGQTGTWQCKFWKHAIRSEADFQRHVDYCHFDPVKHGLVRRPEDWAVSTVHRAPMSEMILA comes from the coding sequence ATGAGCAGACATCAACATATATCCGCTCCGGGCGGTACCTACTTCTTCACCGTCCGCCTTGAGGATCGTGGCGCAAAGACGCTGACCAATGGTATCGACATGCTGCGCGATGCCTACGCATCAGTATTGGACAACTATCCAATAACCTGTCACGCGATGGTCGTACTGCCTGATCACATTCACGCCGTCTGGACCGTGCCATACCCCGACGATGAAATTTCGCTAGCGTGGAAGGGAATGGAAGCCCTTTTTTGCAGCCACCTACCCGCGAAGCCGGGCCGCCGCGACAGCAAGTGGCGCAAAGGCCAAACGGGCACTTGGCAATGCAAATTCTGGAAACACGCCATACGCAGCGAAGCCGATTTTCAGCGCCATGTTGACTATTGTCACTTCGATCCGGTTAAGCACGGCCTCGTGCGCAGGCCCGAAGACTGGGCCGTCTCAACTGTGCATCGCGCGCCTATGTCTGAAATGATCCTCGCGTAG
- a CDS encoding entericidin A/B family lipoprotein encodes MLKATLAILVILGLTACETTEGFGRDVQKAGAAIEDEAE; translated from the coding sequence ATGCTAAAAGCAACACTTGCCATTCTGGTGATCCTTGGCCTCACCGCTTGTGAGACAACCGAGGGTTTTGGGCGCGACGTCCAAAAGGCTGGCGCCGCAATCGAAGATGAGGCGGAATAA
- a CDS encoding bactofilin family protein, with amino-acid sequence MFSKSKINDPSPQRTDAPKPAGHDKPQDAPKATAPQGDYKSAAPKAKPPASVLSSDLHVTGNMKTTGDIQVEGTVEGDIRAHLLTIGETATIKGEVIADDVVINGRIVGRVRGLKVRLTSTARVEGDIIHKTIAIESGAHFEGSVQRQDDPLNPKAKAAEPGAARPAEQKPA; translated from the coding sequence ATGTTTTCTAAAAGCAAAATCAACGACCCAAGCCCGCAAAGAACAGATGCGCCCAAGCCGGCTGGCCATGACAAGCCGCAAGACGCTCCCAAGGCCACAGCGCCTCAGGGCGATTACAAGTCGGCGGCGCCAAAGGCGAAGCCGCCCGCATCAGTGCTATCCTCGGATTTGCACGTCACGGGCAACATGAAGACCACAGGCGATATTCAGGTCGAAGGCACGGTCGAGGGCGACATTCGCGCGCACCTGCTGACGATCGGCGAGACGGCGACGATCAAGGGCGAAGTCATCGCCGACGACGTTGTGATCAACGGCCGCATTGTGGGCCGCGTGCGCGGCCTCAAAGTGCGCCTGACATCGACCGCACGCGTCGAAGGCGACATCATCCACAAAACGATCGCTATCGAATCTGGTGCCCATTTCGAAGGCTCGGTTCAGCGCCAGGATGATCCACTGAACCCCAAGGCCAAAGCAGCAGAGCCGGGCGCCGCCAGACCAGCGGAGCAAAAGCCAGCCTGA
- a CDS encoding M23 family metallopeptidase, producing the protein MRTRIAIATHAFLERHFPERRVFLRSDTDTRFMRLRPVTQLIAFSGASLIVGWAIIATAILLMDSIGSGNFREQAKRDQRTYERRLNDLSGERDKRAIEAREAQERFNSALDQISVMQSELLASETRRREMETGIGVIQSTLRRTMKEREQARGSADALTAQLETSGGSGPLAEGEEAGTNPVDFLTSALADTAAERDKISADAQDALLQADEMQAQIRLMQDQNDQIFRQLEDAMTISVEPLDKMFRAAGMNTDTMLNTVRKGYSGQGGPLMPLSFSTRGEEASADAVRANGILNQMDRLNMYRIAAEKAPFALPLRGAFRYTSGFGKRWGRMHAGTDMAGPTGTPIYATADGVVTHAGWLSGYGRLVKIKHAFGIETRYAHQSKIRVTKGQRVSRGERIGDMGNSGRSTGTHLHYEVRVNGNAVNPMTYIKAARDVF; encoded by the coding sequence TTGCGCACACGGATCGCAATAGCAACTCACGCTTTTCTAGAACGCCATTTTCCCGAACGCCGGGTATTTCTGCGTTCGGACACCGACACGCGCTTTATGCGCTTGCGGCCTGTAACGCAGTTGATCGCGTTCAGTGGCGCATCGCTGATCGTGGGGTGGGCCATCATTGCCACCGCGATCCTGCTGATGGACAGTATCGGATCGGGCAATTTTCGCGAACAGGCCAAGCGCGACCAGCGCACCTACGAGCGCCGCTTGAATGATCTGAGCGGAGAGCGGGACAAACGCGCAATCGAGGCCCGCGAAGCGCAGGAACGCTTTAACTCGGCGCTAGACCAGATTTCTGTGATGCAGTCGGAACTCTTGGCATCCGAGACCCGCCGCCGCGAGATGGAGACTGGCATCGGCGTTATCCAGTCTACCCTCCGCCGCACTATGAAAGAGCGCGAGCAGGCACGCGGCAGCGCCGATGCGTTGACCGCCCAGCTTGAGACGTCTGGCGGCAGTGGCCCCTTGGCCGAGGGCGAAGAGGCAGGCACCAACCCTGTCGATTTCCTAACCTCCGCGCTGGCCGACACCGCCGCCGAGCGCGACAAGATCAGCGCAGACGCGCAGGATGCCTTGCTACAAGCGGACGAGATGCAGGCACAGATTCGCCTGATGCAGGACCAGAACGACCAGATCTTTCGCCAGTTGGAAGATGCAATGACCATCTCGGTCGAGCCGCTGGACAAGATGTTCCGCGCCGCCGGGATGAATACCGACACGATGCTGAATACCGTGCGCAAGGGTTACTCCGGCCAAGGCGGCCCGCTGATGCCGCTTAGCTTTTCCACCCGCGGCGAGGAAGCATCGGCAGACGCCGTTCGTGCCAATGGTATTCTCAACCAGATGGACCGGCTGAACATGTACCGGATCGCCGCCGAAAAAGCGCCCTTCGCGTTGCCCCTGAGGGGCGCGTTTCGCTACACGTCGGGCTTTGGCAAGCGCTGGGGCCGGATGCACGCCGGGACCGATATGGCCGGGCCGACAGGCACGCCGATTTACGCAACCGCCGACGGCGTGGTCACACATGCGGGCTGGCTTTCGGGCTACGGGAGGCTGGTCAAGATCAAGCATGCGTTCGGAATCGAGACGCGATATGCGCACCAATCTAAAATCCGCGTAACGAAGGGACAAAGAGTCTCGCGCGGCGAACGGATCGGTGATATGGGAAACTCAGGACGGTCTACTGGCACTCATTTACACTATGAGGTTCGCGTAAACGGCAATGCCGTCAATCCAATGACTTATATCAAGGCTGCGAGAGATGTTTTCTAA
- a CDS encoding peroxiredoxin, which translates to MPDISDKAPDFTLPLGGGGEIQLSGLAGQPVVLFFYPRDDTPGCTTEAIAFSALAPDFEAAGAKVIGISKDSVAKHDKFIAKHDLTIPLVSDEHGSTCEDYGVWGEKQMYGKTFMGIERSTFLIGADGRIANLWRKVKVPGHADEVLEAVRTL; encoded by the coding sequence ATGCCCGATATCTCAGACAAGGCCCCCGATTTCACCCTTCCACTGGGCGGCGGCGGCGAAATTCAGCTTAGTGGGCTGGCCGGACAGCCCGTCGTCCTCTTCTTTTATCCGCGCGACGACACGCCCGGTTGCACCACGGAAGCGATTGCGTTTTCCGCCCTCGCCCCCGATTTTGAGGCGGCTGGCGCAAAGGTCATCGGCATTTCCAAGGATTCGGTGGCAAAGCACGACAAGTTCATCGCCAAGCATGATCTGACTATCCCCCTCGTCTCGGACGAGCATGGAAGCACCTGCGAAGATTACGGCGTCTGGGGTGAAAAGCAGATGTACGGCAAGACTTTTATGGGCATTGAGCGCAGCACATTCCTGATCGGCGCGGATGGCCGGATCGCCAATCTATGGCGCAAGGTCAAGGTGCCGGGCCACGCCGACGAGGTGCTGGAGGCTGTACGCACGCTGTAG